A part of Procambarus clarkii isolate CNS0578487 chromosome 21, FALCON_Pclarkii_2.0, whole genome shotgun sequence genomic DNA contains:
- the LOC138367240 gene encoding uncharacterized protein — translation MNCVIPQLSNTLSQLSDTLSQLSDTLSQLSDTLSQLSDTLSQLIDTLSQLIDTLSQLIDTLSQLSDTLSQLSDTLSQLSDTLSQLSDTLSQLSDTLSQLSDTLSQLSDTLSQLIDTLSQLSDTLSQLSDTLSQLSDTFSQLSDNLSQTSDTLSQMIDTLDNQVALEGV, via the exons ATGAATTGTGTCATTCCGCAGCTGAGCAATACCTTGTCTCAGCTGAGCGATACCTTGTCTCAGCTGAGCGATACCTTGTCTCAGCTGAGCGATACCTTGTCTCAGCTGAGCGATACCTTGTCTCAGTTGATCGATACCTTGTCTCAGCTGATCGATACCTTGTCTCAGCTGATCGATACCTTGTCTCAGCTGAGCGATACCTTGTCTCAGCTGAGCGATACCTTGTCTCAGCTGAGCGATACCTTGTCTCAGCTGAGCGATACCTTGTCTCAGCTGAGCGATACCTTGTCTCAGCTGAGTGATACCTTGTCTCAGCTGAGCGATACCTTGTCTCAGCTGATCGATACCTTGTCTCAGCTGAGCGATACCTTGTCTCAGCTGAGCGATACCTTGTCTCAGCTGAgcgataccttttctcagctaagCGATAACTTGTCTCAGACGAGTGATACCTTGTCTCAGATGATCGATACCTT AGACAATCAAGTGGCTCTTGAGGGAGTGTAG
- the LOC123760637 gene encoding myb/SANT-like DNA-binding domain-containing protein 3 translates to MAEYGEGTEGRRKWFIPLEKTVLTALIEQHKDVVESKKRDGASNREKEQVWEVIAAQFSAHPSTQPRSSRELRRCWENMKARAKKALENDRGTRNGSEDNRSLPSSVTPEVEAVLNVLNPYDDVKNVVVNPQDMVPDCLMPETSTNSAVRMDGFQTGQSSASDTSQNCEQTSYYEKPNSDLTPNIGPSRRTRKQKMDQLCDEDILLAQMQMQQAQLSIENLRLERKTLQEKYQQQREAHEWQRQQHEANLNLAMLQIKFWEKKTGYGDMET, encoded by the exons ATGGCGGAATATGGTGAAGGAACTGAGGGCCGAAGAAAATGGTTTATACCTTTAGAGAAGACGGTCTTGACAGCGTTGATAGAGCAACACAAAGATGTCGTGGAGTCTAAGAAAAGAGACGGAGCGTCTAACAGGGAGAAAGAACAAGTGTGGGAAGTGATAGCGGCCCAGTTTTCAGCTCATCCCTCCACTCAGCCCAGGAGCAGCCGGGAGTTAAGACGGTGCTGGGAAAACATGAAAGCACGAGCCAAGAAGGCGCTGGAGAA CGATAGAGGAACACGAAACGGATCTGAGGATAATCGATCTCTACCATCGTCTGTTACACCAGAAGTAGAAGCTGTTCTCAATGTGCTCAATCCTT ACGATGATGTAAAAAATGTTGTGGTGAATCCCCAGGACATGGTTCCAGATTGTTTGATGCCAGAAACCTCGACAAACTCTGCTGTCAGAATGGATGGTTTTCAGACTGGGCAATCTTCTGCATCAGATACTTCTCAGAATTGTGAGCAAACATCTTATTATGAGAAGCCAAACTCTGATTTAACTCCAAACATTGGCCCATCAAGACGAACAAGAAAACAAAAAATGGACCAGTTATGTGATGAGGATATTCTTCTTGCTCAAATGCAAATGCAACAAGCCCAACTTTCAATAGAAAATTTAAGATTAGAGCGTAAAACTCTACAAGAAAAGTATCAGCAGCAGCGGGAAGCTCACGAGTGGCAGCGACAGCAGCACGAGGCCAATTTAAATTTGGCAATGTTGCAAATAAAGTTTTGGGAAAAGAAAACTGGTTATGGAGACATGGAAACATAA